The Anabrus simplex isolate iqAnaSimp1 chromosome 1, ASM4041472v1, whole genome shotgun sequence genome window below encodes:
- the LOC136873998 gene encoding protein disconnected-like, with the protein MKGLLVVCVLVALAYVQSAPVDTAEQQPAQVPEDVKDVDEAATAQDPQEVGKHHHHDHHSDHHHHDHDWDHHNHHDDHNNDHHHHHDDHDNDNHQPDPANLCAAARADRWHLPYPTDTHKFVKCDLTTGKGTVFTCPSGLVFNPAIQVCAYA; encoded by the exons ATGAAAG GTCTTCTCGTCGTGTGTGTGTTGGTAGCACTGGCCTACGTCCAGTCTGCTCCCGTGGACACTGCGGAACAGCAGCCAGCTCAGGTTCCTGAAGATGTAAAAGATGTCGACGAAGCTGCAACTGCCCAGGACCCTCAAGAAGTaggcaagcatcatcatcatgatcaccaCTCGGATCATCACCATCACGACCATGACTGGGACCACCACAACCATCACGATGATCATAATAacgatcatcatcaccatcatgatgatcatgataatgacAACCACCAGCCTGACCCAGCCAACTTGTGCGCAGCCGCTAGAGCTGACAGATGGCACTTGCCCTACCCTACGGACACACACAAGTTCGTCAAGTGTGACCTGACCACAGGGAAGGGTACAGTCTTCACCTGTCCTTCAGGTCTTGTCTTCAACCCTGCCATCCAAGTGTGTGCTTATGCTTAA